CCGTATCTCCGGTGGTAAATGTGTCCTGGTTTAAGATAATATCAATAGCAAATGATGGGGAAAATGTCCCTCTTTTATAATAAATCTCAGCATTTCCATCTCGAGTATCGTGCCAAACGATATGTATCCCATTTGCATCTGAGATAATCGCCGGATGATCAGACCAACCTGAATCATAAGTCAACCGCACATCCGCTCCCCAGATATTTCCTCCGTCCTGACTACGCTTATAATAAATCTCATAATTTCCATCTCGATAATCAACCCAAACGATATGTATCCCGTGTGCATCTGAGGTAATCGCCGGCCACCAAGAACCAGCTGAATTATCAGTCAATTGGACATCAGGTCCCCAGGTATTTCCTCCATCCTGACTACGCTTATAATAAATCTCAGAATTTCTATCTCGCTCATCATACCAAACGATATGTATCCCGTGTGCATTTGAGGTAATCGCCGGATAGTGAGAATAACTTGGATCATTAGTCAACCGCACATCCGGTCCCCAGGTATTTCCTCCATCCTGACTACGCTTATAATAAATCTCCCAATTTCCATCTCGATAATCCATCCAAACGATATGTATCCCGTGTGCATCTGAGGTAATCGCCGCCGGATGCCAAGACAAACGTGAAGCATTAGTCAACCGCACATCCGGTCCCCAAGTATCTCCTCCATCCTGACTACGCTTATAATAAATCTCAGAATCTCGCCAATCCTCCCAAACGATATGTATCCCGTATGCATCTGAGGTAATCGCAGGATACTGAGAATAACTTGGATCATAAGTCAACCGCACATCCGGTCCCCAGGTATCTCCTCCATCCTGACTACGCTTATAATAAATCTCCCAATTTCCATCTCGATAATCATGCCAAACGATATGTAACCCGTGTGCATCTGAGGTAATCGCCGGATTCCCAGACAAACTTGAATCATAAGTCAACCGCACATCTGGTCCCCAGGTATTTCCTCCATCCTGACTACGCTTATAATAAATCTCAGCATTTCCATCTCGCCAATCATACCAAACGATATGTATCCCATTTGCATCTGAGGTAATCGCTGGCTCATAAGACTCCTTTAAAGCATAAGTCAACCGCACATCCGGTCCCCAGACAGGTTCATCAGCTAAGCATAGATTTGTAACTGAAAATAGTCCTATCACCAACACCCATAATTTTAACCCTTTGTTTTTCTTTAAGATTTTCATTGAGATATACCTCCTTATTGATTTTTGATTGCCGATTTTAGATTGGTCAGGGTTGTTTTCAATCTAAAATCACAAATCTAAAAATTCTGCTTGTTTCTATTTTAAGCGAACAGCAGGGAGACGCTTCAATCGTTGATTTTGTGGATCAACTTCAATTCCAACGGATTCTAAAGCTGTTACACCAAGAATTGGCTCTACATCATCCTTCCCAAAGATTACTGTTGTCCATACAATTTCACCCATAAACTCAAACTGTCCTCCACCAATATCCATTGCTACCTCTGTTCCATCAGCCAATTCATATGTTCTCTTACCTCTTGGTTCAATCCCAATTTCCCGTAAGTGCTTACCTGGTACCATACAATCAATAGCACCTGTATCTACAAGAAATAATCCTTCCCATCGTCGTTCTGGGTCAGCAGGATTACTTACAGTTACTGTTACTTGTGTCATTCCCATCTTTTGTCACCTCCTCTTACATTGAACGCTCTTAGATAAAATCAGAATATCATAATTGTTGTTATTTTGTCAAGGAAAATTTTTGAAATAAAGGGAAATTGGGAAAATTGGGAAAAATGGGGGGAAAATTATTTATTTCTCTTCTTTTCCATCTTTCCCCCTTTCCCATTTTTCCTTATTTACACCTGATTGTTGCCGTTGACTAACTTTACGGATAAAAGTTTTGACACGCCGGGTGTTTCCATTGTGATGCCATAGAGGGTAGAAACATTGCTGATGGTTAATTTA
The DNA window shown above is from bacterium and carries:
- a CDS encoding clan AA aspartic protease; the protein is MGMTQVTVTVSNPADPERRWEGLFLVDTGAIDCMVPGKHLREIGIEPRGKRTYELADGTEVAMDIGGGQFEFMGEIVWTTVIFGKDDVEPILGVTALESVGIEVDPQNQRLKRLPAVRLK
- a CDS encoding sialidase family protein, which translates into the protein MKILKKNKGLKLWVLVIGLFSVTNLCLADEPVWGPDVRLTYALKESYEPAITSDANGIHIVWYDWRDGNAEIYYKRSQDGGNTWGPDVRLTYDSSLSGNPAITSDAHGLHIVWHDYRDGNWEIYYKRSQDGGDTWGPDVRLTYDPSYSQYPAITSDAYGIHIVWEDWRDSEIYYKRSQDGGDTWGPDVRLTNASRLSWHPAAITSDAHGIHIVWMDYRDGNWEIYYKRSQDGGNTWGPDVRLTNDPSYSHYPAITSNAHGIHIVWYDERDRNSEIYYKRSQDGGNTWGPDVQLTDNSAGSWWPAITSDAHGIHIVWVDYRDGNYEIYYKRSQDGGNIWGADVRLTYDSGWSDHPAIISDANGIHIVWHDTRDGNAEIYYKRGTFSPSFAIDIILNQDTFTTGDTARIDVRVDNPGSATTVDAKVCIKLPTGDYISLINMYNITIPAGGIGPLNLLTYTFTGSEPAGLYEVLGRLLHPITGDHLTTDIETFTFTP